A stretch of Bradyrhizobium sp. CCBAU 53338 DNA encodes these proteins:
- a CDS encoding CaiB/BaiF CoA-transferase family protein, translating to MGGVLEGVRVLDFGRYIAGPYCATLLAEFGAEVIRVEKRDGSEDRFVAPVGESGEGALFLQVNRNKKCITLDPMTEQGQEVMRRLIATADVVVANLPPQTLRAMKLDYEQLKAIKPDIILTTATAFGGPGPWSDRVGFDGVGQVMSGSVYMTGAGDPPYRAAVNWVDFGTALHCAFGTLAALIERGKSGRGQIVEGALLATALSFTNATLIEQAVINVNRVPTGNLGQTAAPADIYRTRDGWVLCQVTGHPLFKRWARLMGEEEFWLNDPRFADDISRGNNGPVISERMARWCAMRTTQEAVDTLGKAMIPTGPVLSPQQALDHPHIRAAGFLQDVDYPGLPKQAPVARAAVRLSETPGEIAARPPTLGEHTDSVLAELGYDKAAIAALRQGGII from the coding sequence ATGGGGGGAGTTCTGGAAGGCGTGCGCGTCCTCGATTTCGGGCGCTATATCGCGGGGCCGTATTGCGCGACGTTGCTGGCCGAGTTCGGTGCCGAGGTCATCAGGGTCGAAAAGCGCGACGGCAGCGAGGACCGCTTCGTCGCACCTGTCGGCGAAAGCGGCGAGGGCGCGCTGTTCCTCCAGGTCAACCGCAACAAGAAGTGCATCACGCTCGATCCGATGACGGAGCAGGGGCAGGAGGTGATGCGCCGGCTGATCGCGACCGCGGACGTCGTCGTCGCCAATCTGCCGCCGCAGACCTTGCGCGCGATGAAGCTCGACTACGAGCAGTTGAAGGCGATCAAGCCCGATATCATCCTGACGACGGCCACCGCATTCGGCGGGCCGGGACCGTGGTCCGACCGCGTCGGCTTCGACGGCGTCGGGCAGGTGATGTCGGGATCGGTCTACATGACCGGCGCCGGCGATCCGCCTTACCGCGCGGCCGTGAACTGGGTCGATTTCGGCACTGCGCTCCATTGCGCGTTCGGCACGCTCGCGGCGCTGATCGAGCGCGGCAAATCCGGGCGCGGGCAGATCGTCGAGGGCGCACTGCTCGCGACTGCTTTGTCCTTCACCAATGCGACGCTGATCGAGCAGGCGGTCATCAATGTGAACCGTGTTCCGACAGGCAATCTCGGCCAGACCGCAGCGCCTGCGGATATCTACCGCACCAGGGATGGCTGGGTGCTGTGCCAGGTCACGGGCCACCCGCTGTTCAAGCGCTGGGCCAGGCTGATGGGCGAGGAGGAGTTTTGGCTGAACGATCCGCGCTTTGCCGACGACATCAGCCGCGGCAACAACGGCCCTGTTATCAGCGAGCGGATGGCGCGCTGGTGCGCGATGCGCACCACGCAGGAGGCTGTGGATACCCTCGGCAAGGCGATGATTCCAACCGGGCCGGTCTTGAGCCCGCAGCAGGCGCTCGACCATCCGCACATTCGCGCCGCAGGCTTTCTTCAGGACGTCGACTATCCCGGCCTGCCGAAGCAGGCGCCGGTGGCCCGCGCGGCAGTGCGATTGTCGGAAACGCCCGGCGAGATCGCGGCGCGTCCACCGACGCTTGGCGAGCATACTGATTCGGTGCTCGCGGAACTCGGCTACGACAAGGCTGCGATTGCAGCGCTGCGGCAGGGCGGCATCATTTAG
- a CDS encoding VOC family protein gives MPQQFDRSAEDLGNAIHFEHVNITVPDQRLATLFYVTGLGLTRDPYLMVSDTNMWINAGRSQFHLPSGKAQVLRGHTGLVIEGREALLARLASVKGKLEDTAFKYAEHNDYVEATCPWGNRIRIHEPDAARFGRITLGIPYVEFDVPAGSAEAICAFYPDIMGMPASLRNGDGKVAAVKTGRDQHLLFRETDRPQPGYDGHHVQMYITDFSGPYRKLLARNLISREDNQYQYRFCDIVDLDSGKPLFTVEHEVRSATHPMFMRPMVNRNPVVNNRNYAYGHDQASWAMGPDQYEG, from the coding sequence ATGCCGCAACAATTCGACAGGTCCGCAGAAGATCTCGGCAACGCCATCCATTTCGAGCACGTCAACATCACGGTTCCGGACCAGCGCCTCGCCACGCTGTTCTACGTCACCGGCCTCGGGCTGACCCGCGATCCCTATCTGATGGTGTCCGATACCAACATGTGGATCAATGCCGGACGGAGCCAGTTTCATCTTCCAAGCGGCAAGGCGCAGGTGCTGCGCGGCCATACCGGGCTCGTCATCGAGGGACGCGAGGCGCTGCTGGCGCGGCTGGCTTCGGTCAAAGGCAAGCTCGAAGATACGGCGTTCAAATACGCCGAGCACAATGATTACGTCGAAGCGACCTGCCCGTGGGGCAACCGCATCCGCATCCATGAGCCGGATGCCGCGCGCTTCGGGCGCATCACGCTCGGCATTCCCTATGTCGAGTTCGACGTGCCGGCCGGTTCGGCAGAGGCGATCTGCGCCTTCTATCCTGACATCATGGGCATGCCCGCGAGTCTCCGCAACGGCGACGGCAAGGTTGCGGCGGTGAAGACCGGTCGCGACCAGCATCTGCTATTCCGCGAGACCGACCGGCCGCAGCCCGGCTACGACGGCCACCATGTGCAGATGTACATCACCGACTTCTCCGGCCCCTACCGCAAGCTGCTGGCGCGCAACCTGATCTCGCGCGAAGACAATCAGTACCAGTACCGCTTCTGCGACATCGTCGATCTCGACAGCGGCAAGCCTCTCTTCACCGTGGAGCACGAGGTGCGCAGCGCGACGCATCCGATGTTCATGCGGCCGATGGTCAATCGCAATCCCGTCGTCAACAATCGCAACTACGCCTACGGCCACGATCAGGCGTCGTGGGCGATGGGCCCGGATCAATACGAGGGATAG
- a CDS encoding DEAD/DEAH box helicase: MMALHLLAQWKESGRSGLVFLAESENRAERLGSVIHAFDPSCEVLVFPRLNTLPFDQLEPSREIAGRRASVLRRLAKSRQPIFLVSTAEAVMERLPPPASLLRLNTSLKVGGTYSESELRVRLEELGYDLDDEPDYPGGALFHGQTFEIFPAGALGPFRVEHSGRAIKRIVAFDPQEHDIIFETKELLVDPMSERLAITGARARRATLFDYCGKAKCIADAGVAVHADAWLSTIEEAAGRADREREYLGRSDWKQATRGMKVLQRTAPFQATPEFSKLSSARKALRAFVEDVRHDGSRFIFVAAQEEDLRAMERLSGVRTERVADWAEAEAARQRDVALLADLDGGFVIPGKKPAVVLTATDVLGSRAHHPQPMARSWSAAFDHADVPEQGTVVVHLQRGIGVLDGLQTVNTGGGAMREMVRLSFAGDNAVLVPPPDLAQMWPYSTERGKLALDKADGSTWWARRGEAEQEIQAAGKVLAKHISQRKRRKAAKLVPPGAPYEKFVARFPYFTTIDQAKAIHDVLDDLASGHPMDRVICGDVGFGKTEVALRAAAAVVLSGKQVAIAVPTTVLARQHVATFRKRFAPLGIEVGSLSRATSGAEVRETKEGLRSGRIQIVVGTQALTSKDVKFDDLGLVIIDEEQHFGAAEKAKLSGLAKNAHTLWMSATPIPRTLAAGLAGFRDLSVIASPPVHRLPVATKIAPLSDAAIASALLREQRRHGQSFLICPRIQDLEPMLARVQAVAPDLKIVCLHGKLPADEIDERMMTFVEGKADVLLATNIVESGLDIPRANTIVVCWPENFGLAQLHQLRGRVGRGGIRAFAYLLTESASSQSEKRLAVLEEFSRPGAGFAISERDLDLRGAGDLFTEQQSGHVHVFGPILYSHLLKMASEKVDDGMSVVWVPDLNLPVADMLPASYVQSAPVRLELYARAARCADEDDLDDLEEETSRRFGPLPQGGRDFFAAARLRLDCKRRGIIRLDVGQSAVAATFLPGRLRKSKGKSLQRDGDRVVYHSPMRDAPFERVEELLELLDES; this comes from the coding sequence ATGATGGCGCTGCATCTCTTGGCGCAATGGAAAGAGTCCGGCCGCAGCGGTCTCGTGTTCCTCGCGGAAAGCGAGAACAGGGCGGAGCGGCTCGGCAGCGTCATTCACGCGTTCGATCCGTCGTGTGAAGTGCTGGTGTTTCCGCGGCTGAACACGCTGCCGTTCGACCAGTTGGAACCATCGCGCGAGATCGCCGGCCGTCGAGCCTCGGTGCTGCGGCGCCTCGCCAAATCGAGGCAGCCGATCTTTCTGGTCTCGACGGCTGAAGCCGTGATGGAGCGCCTGCCGCCGCCGGCGAGCCTGTTGCGCCTGAACACGTCCTTGAAGGTCGGCGGCACCTACTCCGAGAGCGAGCTTCGCGTTCGCCTCGAAGAGCTGGGCTATGACCTCGACGACGAGCCGGATTATCCGGGCGGCGCGCTGTTTCACGGCCAGACCTTTGAAATCTTTCCCGCCGGTGCCTTGGGACCGTTCCGGGTGGAGCATTCCGGGCGCGCGATCAAGCGGATCGTGGCGTTCGATCCGCAAGAGCACGACATCATCTTCGAAACGAAAGAGCTTCTCGTCGATCCCATGTCGGAGCGGCTTGCGATCACCGGCGCGCGGGCCAGGCGCGCGACGCTGTTCGACTATTGCGGCAAGGCCAAGTGTATCGCGGATGCCGGCGTTGCCGTACATGCCGACGCCTGGTTGAGCACGATCGAGGAGGCCGCGGGCCGTGCCGACCGGGAGCGCGAGTATCTCGGACGCAGCGACTGGAAGCAGGCGACCCGCGGCATGAAGGTGCTGCAGCGGACCGCTCCGTTCCAGGCGACACCGGAATTCTCAAAACTGTCGTCCGCAAGGAAGGCTCTTCGCGCCTTCGTCGAGGACGTCAGGCACGACGGCTCGCGTTTCATCTTCGTCGCGGCGCAGGAGGAAGACCTGCGCGCGATGGAGCGGCTGAGCGGCGTGCGCACGGAGCGCGTCGCGGATTGGGCGGAGGCTGAGGCCGCGCGCCAACGTGACGTGGCACTGCTCGCCGATCTCGATGGCGGCTTCGTCATCCCGGGCAAGAAGCCCGCCGTCGTCCTGACCGCGACCGACGTGCTCGGCAGCCGCGCGCATCATCCGCAGCCGATGGCGCGAAGCTGGAGCGCGGCCTTCGATCATGCCGACGTGCCGGAGCAGGGGACGGTGGTCGTGCATCTCCAGCGCGGCATCGGCGTGCTCGATGGCTTGCAGACCGTCAACACCGGCGGCGGTGCGATGCGCGAGATGGTCCGGCTGTCCTTCGCCGGCGACAACGCGGTCCTGGTGCCGCCGCCCGATCTGGCGCAGATGTGGCCCTACTCGACCGAGCGCGGCAAGCTCGCGCTCGACAAGGCGGATGGCAGCACATGGTGGGCCCGCCGCGGCGAGGCCGAGCAGGAGATCCAGGCCGCCGGCAAGGTGCTCGCCAAGCACATCAGCCAGCGCAAGCGGCGCAAGGCGGCCAAGCTGGTCCCGCCGGGAGCGCCTTACGAAAAATTCGTCGCGCGCTTTCCCTATTTCACGACCATCGACCAGGCCAAGGCGATCCACGACGTGCTGGACGATCTCGCCTCCGGCCATCCCATGGACCGGGTGATCTGCGGCGACGTCGGGTTCGGCAAGACCGAGGTGGCGCTGCGCGCGGCCGCGGCCGTGGTGCTCTCGGGCAAGCAGGTCGCGATTGCGGTGCCGACGACCGTGCTCGCCCGGCAGCACGTCGCAACCTTCCGCAAACGTTTTGCGCCACTCGGCATCGAGGTCGGCAGCCTGTCGCGCGCCACCTCTGGCGCGGAGGTGCGGGAGACCAAGGAAGGCTTGCGCAGCGGCCGGATCCAGATCGTGGTCGGCACCCAGGCGCTGACCTCGAAGGACGTGAAGTTCGACGATCTCGGCCTCGTCATCATCGACGAGGAGCAGCATTTCGGCGCCGCCGAGAAGGCGAAGCTGTCCGGTCTTGCGAAGAATGCCCATACGCTCTGGATGAGCGCCACGCCGATCCCGCGCACGTTGGCCGCCGGCCTTGCCGGCTTCCGGGATCTCAGCGTCATCGCATCTCCGCCGGTTCATCGGTTGCCGGTCGCAACCAAGATCGCGCCGCTCTCGGACGCCGCGATCGCCTCGGCCCTGCTGCGCGAACAGCGGCGGCACGGGCAGAGCTTTCTGATCTGCCCGCGCATCCAGGATCTCGAGCCGATGCTGGCGCGGGTGCAGGCAGTCGCGCCCGATCTCAAGATCGTCTGCCTGCACGGCAAATTGCCGGCGGACGAGATCGACGAGCGCATGATGACCTTCGTCGAGGGCAAGGCCGACGTGCTGCTTGCCACCAACATCGTCGAGAGCGGCCTCGATATCCCGCGCGCCAACACCATCGTGGTGTGTTGGCCGGAAAATTTCGGCCTGGCCCAGCTGCATCAGCTGCGCGGGCGTGTGGGGCGCGGCGGCATCCGCGCCTTCGCGTATCTCCTGACCGAGTCGGCCTCGAGCCAGTCCGAGAAGCGGCTTGCCGTGCTGGAAGAGTTCAGCCGGCCGGGCGCGGGCTTTGCCATCAGCGAGCGCGATCTCGATCTGCGCGGCGCTGGCGATCTGTTCACGGAGCAGCAATCCGGTCACGTTCATGTCTTCGGGCCGATCCTCTACAGCCATCTCCTGAAGATGGCCTCGGAGAAGGTCGATGACGGCATGTCCGTGGTGTGGGTGCCCGACCTCAATCTGCCGGTCGCGGACATGCTGCCCGCGAGCTACGTGCAATCGGCGCCGGTGCGGCTCGAGCTCTATGCCCGCGCCGCGCGCTGCGCCGATGAGGACGATCTCGACGATCTCGAGGAGGAGACCTCGCGCCGCTTCGGACCCTTGCCGCAGGGCGGGCGCGATTTCTTTGCGGCGGCGCGGCTGCGGCTGGATTGCAAGCGCAGAGGTATCATCCGGCTCGACGTCGGCCAGAGCGCGGTGGCCGCGACGTTCCTGCCGGGGCGATTGCGGAAGTCCAAGGGGAAGTCCCTGCAACGCGACGGCGACCGGGTCGTCTATCACAGCCCGATGCGAGATGCTCCGTTCGAGCGGGTCGAGGAATTGCTCGAGCTTCTCGACGAGTCGTGA
- a CDS encoding NHLP bacteriocin export ABC transporter permease/ATPase subunit has translation MSGRIDHIMSGADLVAALESPGEIALDGRRPILLDHRGHLLEIVAGHADIFAIDVNGGKSGSRYHLFRVERGDVIPDLPAFPASSPDGLRFIAVGAQDTLVAVVPRSGPASERVLRWIDRLARFVAGPAPQWQVAELPEGEVTLAAGEPRRGPMRGLLWLTVQHGALRLIGRGTAYTAGSPPLPLTSGLWIETGTDGCTASVAGHAPAGDLIWPAVDLFHQNFVECIRGILAREAQNESARLASRTGLAATQAVEAFDRLSGIIVRRFDHDAVDASWSDRLVGACQIVGNAMRAPISVSGRGDGSAQDFSGLAQIAQAARLRLREVLLRHGWWRLDAGPMVGWYGEARVPVALVYEPGRGYIVVDPLTKARRPVDRAIAAQIAPEAATFYPPLPSRALKFKDLLQFSLRHIRGSGPRIAVSVVMIGLLSLVTPFITNLLISSIIPRSELDQLAFCALALILAGLSVAGVQVMQGFVMLRMEATIDWRLQAAMIDRLLRLPTAIFREYTAGELVDRAMGIDAARRALTGHALRGMIAGLFCLFSLGLMLYYSLKLALLAIALTFVRAAAIIGTNLVRLHFESRHFNQQGKVSGFVLQLLTGVGKLRVSAATSRALAIWSKQFATQKQYFVSSQVAGNGLGAFETAFPTIATLIIYAYASYSSSGLLTDIGTFFAFFSAFGQSMGSVGSWAAGVSEALIAIPPLLRLRPLIASPTEVPDDRKSPGELSGSVELARVSFRYLANGPLVLDNVTLKITPGEYVAVVGPSGSGKSSLFRLLLGFERAESGAVFYDGKSIETLDASALRRQLGVVLQNAKLANGNLYDNICGGVRLPLDQAWEAARLAGIADDIKAMPMGMLTQVSEGVSTLSGGQRQRIMIARAIARRPRILLFDEATSSLDNQSQAIVSDALENLNVTRVVIAHRLSTVQRADRIIVLVDGKIVEAGTFAELNAASGMFASFARRQML, from the coding sequence ATGAGCGGCCGGATCGACCATATCATGTCCGGTGCGGACCTCGTCGCGGCGCTGGAATCGCCTGGCGAAATCGCGCTCGACGGTCGTCGGCCCATCCTGCTCGATCACCGCGGTCATCTGCTCGAAATCGTCGCGGGTCACGCCGACATCTTCGCCATCGATGTGAATGGGGGAAAATCCGGCAGCCGGTATCATCTGTTCCGCGTCGAGCGCGGCGACGTCATTCCTGATCTTCCGGCCTTCCCGGCCTCGTCTCCAGACGGCCTGCGCTTCATCGCGGTCGGCGCGCAGGACACGCTTGTCGCCGTCGTGCCCAGGAGCGGTCCGGCGTCGGAACGGGTGCTGCGCTGGATCGACCGACTTGCACGCTTCGTCGCGGGACCGGCGCCGCAGTGGCAAGTGGCTGAATTGCCCGAGGGCGAGGTGACGCTGGCCGCGGGCGAGCCGCGTCGCGGACCGATGCGCGGCTTGCTCTGGCTCACCGTGCAGCACGGTGCACTCCGTCTGATCGGGCGAGGCACGGCTTACACGGCCGGAAGTCCTCCGTTGCCGCTGACATCGGGTCTGTGGATCGAGACGGGTACAGACGGATGCACCGCGAGCGTTGCCGGCCACGCCCCGGCGGGCGACCTGATCTGGCCGGCGGTCGATCTGTTCCACCAGAACTTCGTCGAATGCATCCGGGGCATTCTGGCCCGCGAGGCGCAAAACGAGAGCGCGCGGCTGGCAAGCCGGACCGGGCTTGCCGCGACGCAGGCGGTGGAGGCCTTCGACCGCCTGTCCGGCATCATCGTGCGGCGCTTCGATCATGATGCGGTCGATGCCTCCTGGTCCGACCGCCTGGTCGGCGCCTGCCAGATCGTCGGCAACGCGATGCGCGCGCCGATCTCGGTCTCCGGTCGCGGCGATGGCAGCGCGCAGGATTTTTCCGGCCTCGCCCAGATCGCGCAGGCGGCACGCCTGAGGCTGCGCGAAGTCCTGCTCCGGCACGGTTGGTGGCGACTGGATGCAGGCCCGATGGTCGGTTGGTACGGCGAGGCGCGCGTCCCGGTCGCGCTCGTCTACGAGCCGGGCCGCGGATACATCGTGGTCGACCCGCTGACCAAGGCGCGGCGGCCGGTCGATCGGGCCATCGCGGCGCAGATCGCCCCGGAAGCGGCCACGTTCTATCCGCCACTGCCGTCGCGCGCCCTGAAATTCAAGGACCTTCTGCAATTCTCCCTGCGTCACATCCGCGGCAGCGGACCGCGCATAGCGGTGTCGGTCGTGATGATCGGGCTGCTGTCGCTGGTGACGCCGTTCATCACCAATCTGCTGATCAGCTCGATCATCCCGCGGTCGGAGCTGGACCAACTCGCCTTCTGCGCGCTCGCGCTGATTCTGGCGGGGCTCTCGGTGGCCGGCGTCCAGGTCATGCAGGGTTTTGTCATGCTGCGGATGGAAGCCACGATCGACTGGCGTCTCCAGGCGGCGATGATCGACCGCCTGCTGCGGCTGCCGACCGCCATCTTCCGCGAGTACACCGCGGGCGAACTGGTCGACCGCGCCATGGGCATCGATGCCGCGCGACGAGCGCTGACGGGGCACGCCTTGCGCGGCATGATCGCCGGCCTGTTCTGTCTGTTCAGCCTCGGCCTGATGCTCTACTACAGCCTCAAGCTGGCGCTGCTGGCGATCGCGCTGACATTCGTCCGGGCCGCGGCCATCATCGGCACCAATCTGGTGCGGCTGCATTTCGAGAGCAGGCATTTCAACCAGCAGGGCAAGGTCAGCGGCTTCGTCCTCCAGCTCCTCACCGGCGTCGGCAAGCTGCGCGTCTCTGCGGCGACGTCGCGCGCGCTCGCGATCTGGTCGAAGCAGTTCGCGACACAGAAGCAGTACTTCGTGTCGTCGCAGGTGGCGGGCAACGGCCTCGGCGCGTTCGAGACCGCGTTTCCGACCATCGCAACGCTGATCATCTATGCCTATGCGTCCTATTCGAGCAGCGGCCTGCTCACCGACATCGGCACGTTCTTCGCGTTCTTTTCCGCCTTCGGCCAGTCGATGGGATCGGTCGGCTCCTGGGCGGCCGGCGTCAGCGAGGCGCTGATTGCCATCCCGCCGCTGCTTCGGCTGCGGCCGCTGATTGCGAGCCCGACGGAAGTTCCCGACGACCGGAAGTCGCCGGGCGAACTGTCCGGATCGGTCGAGCTCGCGCGCGTGTCGTTCCGTTATCTCGCCAACGGCCCCCTTGTGCTCGACAACGTCACCTTGAAGATCACGCCGGGCGAATATGTCGCGGTGGTGGGCCCGTCAGGCAGCGGGAAATCGTCCTTGTTCCGGCTGCTGCTCGGCTTCGAGCGGGCGGAATCCGGCGCGGTGTTCTACGACGGCAAGTCGATCGAGACGCTGGATGCGAGCGCGCTGCGGCGCCAGCTCGGCGTGGTCCTTCAAAACGCCAAGCTCGCCAACGGAAACCTCTACGACAATATCTGCGGCGGCGTCCGGCTGCCGCTCGACCAGGCCTGGGAGGCCGCGCGTCTCGCCGGCATCGCAGACGACATCAAGGCGATGCCGATGGGCATGCTCACCCAGGTGTCCGAGGGCGTCAGCACGCTGTCCGGCGGCCAGCGCCAGCGCATCATGATCGCGCGGGCGATCGCGCGGCGGCCGCGCATCCTGCTGTTCGACGAAGCCACGAGCTCGCTGGACAACCAGTCCCAGGCCATCGTCAGCGACGCTCTGGAGAATCTCAACGTCACCCGCGTCGTGATCGCGCACCGGCTCAGCACCGTGCAGCGGGCGGACCGGATCATCGTGCTGGTCGACGGCAAGATCGTCGAGGCCGGAACGTTCGCCGAGCTGAATGCCGCATCCGGCATGTTCGCCTCGTTCGCGCGGCGCCAGATGCTCTGA
- a CDS encoding SDR family NAD(P)-dependent oxidoreductase has translation MDKRPHALVTGASSGIGAAIIERLLRDGWRVTGISRRAGTFDHPAFTHLALDLNDVDTIASAVADIAPTALVHAAGLLKVGPLGSLDHDDGAAMWRLHVDVAGRLADALAPRLPKGGRIVFIGSRTASGAAGRGQYAATKAALVALARSWASELAPRGITVNVVAPAATETPMLKDPTRANVAPKLPPIGRFIQPEEVAAAVAFLLSGEAAAITGQQLVICGGSSL, from the coding sequence ATGGACAAGCGGCCGCACGCGCTCGTCACGGGCGCCAGCTCGGGGATTGGTGCTGCGATCATCGAGCGCCTGCTGCGCGACGGCTGGCGCGTCACCGGGATCAGTCGGCGTGCTGGGACGTTCGATCATCCGGCGTTCACGCATTTGGCACTCGATCTCAACGATGTCGACACCATCGCGAGCGCTGTTGCTGACATCGCGCCGACCGCGCTGGTTCACGCCGCAGGCCTGCTCAAGGTGGGTCCGCTCGGATCATTGGACCACGACGACGGCGCTGCGATGTGGCGGCTGCATGTCGATGTTGCCGGGCGTCTCGCCGACGCGCTGGCGCCGCGCCTGCCGAAAGGCGGCCGCATCGTCTTCATCGGTAGCCGTACCGCTTCGGGCGCAGCCGGTCGCGGTCAATATGCCGCGACGAAGGCGGCGCTGGTGGCGCTGGCGCGGTCCTGGGCGAGCGAGCTCGCACCGCGCGGAATCACCGTCAACGTGGTGGCGCCCGCCGCGACCGAAACGCCGATGCTGAAGGATCCGACGCGCGCCAACGTCGCACCAAAACTGCCGCCGATCGGCCGCTTCATTCAGCCGGAGGAAGTCGCAGCCGCCGTGGCGTTCCTGCTCTCAGGCGAAGCCGCTGCCATCACGGGCCAGCAGCTCGTGATCTGCGGCGGGAGCTCGCTCTGA
- a CDS encoding exo-alpha-sialidase: MTAELEITADGAVRVAAGDPDRFNAFIPSTCVQNHAANLMPLANGDLACVWFGGTQEGMSDISVYFSRLSRGAAEWSRAEKLSDDSGRSEQNPVLFPAPDGTLWLMWTAQLAGNQDTAIIRRRLSRDNGKSWGPIETLFPEHRGRGTFIRQPIVVLDNGDWLLPVFYCHSTPGRKWNGDEDTSAVKISSDAGKTWRDVDVPGSRGCVHMSIARLDDGSLVAMYRSRWADNIYQSRSTDHGRSWSAPEATSLPNNNSSIQLTRLDNGHLALVFNDSSARDATGRRLSLYDEIEDDLPPVLAGDGSNADGRTAFWGAPRAPVTLAISADDGKSWRKRNVEVGDGYCMTNNSRDQTNRELSYPSVKQTADGAIHMAFTFHRRAIKYVRVTEAWVKQG; this comes from the coding sequence GTGACCGCCGAACTCGAGATCACGGCCGACGGCGCCGTTCGCGTGGCGGCCGGCGACCCTGATAGGTTCAACGCCTTCATCCCCTCAACGTGCGTGCAGAACCACGCCGCCAACCTGATGCCGCTCGCCAATGGCGATCTCGCCTGCGTCTGGTTCGGCGGCACGCAGGAGGGCATGTCCGACATTTCGGTGTATTTCTCGCGGCTTTCCCGCGGCGCGGCGGAGTGGTCGCGCGCGGAGAAGCTCTCCGACGATTCCGGTCGCTCCGAGCAGAACCCGGTGCTGTTCCCCGCCCCCGATGGCACATTGTGGCTGATGTGGACGGCGCAGCTCGCCGGCAACCAGGACACCGCCATCATCCGCCGCCGTCTCTCGCGCGACAACGGCAAGAGCTGGGGTCCGATCGAGACGCTGTTCCCCGAGCATCGCGGCCGCGGCACCTTCATCCGCCAGCCGATCGTCGTGCTCGACAACGGCGACTGGCTGCTGCCTGTGTTCTATTGCCACAGCACGCCGGGCCGGAAATGGAATGGCGACGAGGACACCAGCGCGGTGAAGATCTCCTCCGATGCCGGCAAGACCTGGCGGGATGTTGACGTCCCCGGCAGCCGCGGCTGCGTGCATATGAGCATCGCGCGCCTCGACGACGGTTCGCTGGTTGCGATGTATCGCAGCCGCTGGGCCGACAACATCTATCAGAGCCGCTCGACCGATCACGGCCGCAGCTGGTCGGCGCCTGAAGCGACGTCGCTGCCCAACAACAATTCCTCGATCCAGCTGACGCGGCTTGACAACGGTCACCTCGCATTGGTCTTCAACGATTCCAGCGCCAGGGACGCGACCGGGCGCCGCCTCTCGCTCTATGACGAGATCGAGGACGACCTTCCGCCCGTGCTCGCCGGCGACGGCAGCAACGCAGACGGACGCACCGCGTTCTGGGGCGCGCCGCGGGCGCCGGTGACGCTGGCGATCTCGGCCGACGACGGAAAGAGCTGGCGCAAGCGCAACGTGGAAGTTGGCGACGGTTATTGCATGACCAACAATTCGCGCGACCAGACCAATCGCGAGCTGTCCTACCCCTCGGTCAAGCAGACCGCCGACGGCGCGATTCACATGGCCTTTACCTTCCATCGCCGCGCCATCAAATATGTCCGCGTGACCGAGGCGTGGGTGAAGCAGGGCTGA